Proteins encoded in a region of the Vibrio ponticus genome:
- the gbpA gene encoding N-acetylglucosamine-binding protein GbpA, whose amino-acid sequence MKSLPNKTLLALALTALSGQVAAHGYVSEFDGGIAGSRAALCKYPTADTNEKNTNCGAIQYEPQSVEGPEGFPEAGPADGKIASAQSALATALDEQTADRWVKRPITAGMQSFEWTFTANHVTRDWKYYITKTDWNSNQVLSRDSFDLNPFCVIEGNMVQPPKQVSHECNVPEREGYHVILAVWDVGDTAAAFYNVIDVKFDGQGPVVPEWNQAGQINPTMDLNLGDKVFTRVFDNSGENVAYRTELTISEQSLTQAKNWSHALATKINQEQTAIKAGQYREDKFTPAYGSNPVYLQAGSSLERVEIGYQIETPEPEYALTIEGLESEYTITEQATELNLTLAAEGDIDVELTVYNHGRAALASWTGQLSDGQYLPVSLTLSKAEPGHHILVSRIKDQAGNLVDQVNYDFHLVNAPTPPPAGDYDFIFPENVKSYTAGTKVLASDGQIYQCKPFPYSGYCSQWTENATHYTPATGSHWTMAWDKVN is encoded by the coding sequence ATGAAATCACTGCCAAATAAAACTCTACTAGCGCTTGCTCTAACTGCGCTAAGTGGTCAAGTAGCAGCTCACGGCTACGTTTCTGAATTCGACGGTGGTATCGCTGGCAGCCGCGCAGCGCTGTGTAAATACCCAACCGCTGACACCAATGAAAAAAACACCAACTGTGGTGCGATTCAATACGAACCACAAAGTGTTGAAGGTCCTGAAGGTTTCCCTGAAGCAGGTCCAGCAGATGGCAAAATTGCTAGCGCACAATCTGCACTGGCAACGGCGCTTGATGAGCAGACTGCCGATCGCTGGGTAAAACGCCCGATTACTGCTGGTATGCAAAGCTTTGAGTGGACGTTTACTGCTAACCACGTCACTCGTGATTGGAAATACTACATCACTAAAACTGACTGGAACTCAAACCAAGTTCTGTCCCGCGACTCTTTTGATCTCAATCCATTCTGTGTGATTGAAGGCAACATGGTGCAGCCACCAAAACAAGTTAGCCACGAGTGTAATGTACCTGAGCGCGAAGGTTACCATGTAATCTTAGCCGTTTGGGATGTGGGCGATACAGCTGCCGCTTTTTACAACGTGATTGACGTTAAATTTGATGGTCAAGGTCCGGTTGTGCCTGAGTGGAACCAAGCAGGTCAAATCAACCCAACCATGGATCTTAACCTCGGCGATAAAGTCTTTACGCGCGTATTCGATAACAGCGGTGAAAATGTCGCTTATCGCACTGAGCTCACCATCAGCGAGCAAAGCTTAACTCAAGCGAAAAACTGGTCACATGCCCTAGCGACCAAGATCAACCAAGAGCAAACGGCGATCAAAGCTGGTCAATACCGCGAAGATAAATTTACCCCAGCATACGGTAGCAACCCTGTTTACCTGCAAGCGGGTAGCAGTTTGGAGCGTGTTGAAATTGGCTACCAAATTGAAACGCCAGAACCAGAGTACGCTTTGACCATTGAAGGTCTTGAGTCTGAGTACACCATTACCGAACAAGCAACAGAGCTTAATCTCACTCTAGCCGCTGAAGGCGACATTGACGTAGAACTTACCGTCTACAACCATGGTCGTGCAGCACTAGCGAGCTGGACTGGTCAACTAAGCGATGGTCAATATCTGCCAGTTTCACTGACATTGTCGAAAGCAGAGCCAGGTCATCACATTTTAGTCAGCCGCATTAAAGATCAGGCAGGTAACCTTGTTGATCAAGTAAACTACGATTTCCACTTGGTTAACGCGCCAACACCGCCACCAGCAGGCGACTACGATTTTATCTTCCCTGAAAATGTGAAGAGCTACACCGCAGGCACAAAAGTATTGGCAAGCGATGGTCAGATCTACCAATGTAAGCCATTCCCATACTCGGGTTACTGCTCACAATGGACAGAAAACGCCACTCACTACACTCCAGCAACCGGTTCTCACTGGACAATGGCTTGGGACAAAGTGAACTAA